A region of Streptomyces sp. NBC_01788 DNA encodes the following proteins:
- a CDS encoding DUF397 domain-containing protein translates to MSTHETWRKSSYSGSGDGNACIEIAHHPTHIAVRDSKDPARATLSFPAAAFAGFLNALKSSE, encoded by the coding sequence GTGAGCACTCACGAGACGTGGCGGAAGTCTTCCTACTCCGGCAGCGGCGACGGCAACGCCTGCATAGAGATCGCCCACCACCCCACCCACATAGCCGTCCGCGACTCAAAGGACCCGGCCCGGGCCACCCTCTCCTTCCCGGCCGCCGCCTTCGCCGGCTTCCTCAACGCCCTCAAATCGTCAGAGTGA
- a CDS encoding type II secretion system F family protein has protein sequence MNLTMPVVVGAVLGLGVYALVRALMPSRRSAVAQVARIDAMRARGAAYETRHQAREETGRLGAVRAQVGARIAEFYLQQGWEQRSLRADLAVLERSWERFLATKVLLSVAGLFFGPLLFAVVYTMGLGRSPVIPVWMALLCAALFFFLPDLEIRRDAADKRRDLRRVIGAYLDLVSMSLAGGRGLPEALMAAAEVSDGWANQRIRNALADARITGISQWQALGQLGEELGVEELKDLSASLALVADDGAKVRESLASRAETMRHRELAEIEGSAGEKSQSMLVAQLLLCAGFLVFLIYPAAMRVFQV, from the coding sequence GTGAACCTGACGATGCCGGTCGTGGTCGGCGCGGTCCTCGGCCTCGGTGTCTACGCCCTCGTACGCGCCCTGATGCCGTCCAGGCGGAGCGCGGTCGCGCAGGTCGCGCGGATCGACGCTATGCGGGCGCGGGGAGCGGCGTACGAGACGCGGCACCAGGCGCGGGAGGAGACGGGGCGCCTCGGTGCGGTCCGTGCCCAAGTCGGTGCGCGCATCGCGGAGTTCTACCTTCAGCAGGGGTGGGAGCAGCGCTCGTTGCGGGCTGATCTCGCCGTGCTGGAGCGCAGCTGGGAGAGGTTCCTGGCGACGAAGGTGCTGCTGTCGGTGGCAGGGCTGTTCTTCGGGCCCCTGCTGTTCGCCGTGGTCTACACGATGGGCCTCGGGCGCAGCCCGGTCATCCCGGTCTGGATGGCGCTGTTGTGCGCGGCGCTGTTCTTCTTCCTGCCCGATCTGGAGATCCGGCGGGACGCGGCCGACAAGCGCCGTGACCTGCGCCGGGTCATCGGCGCGTATCTGGACCTGGTGTCCATGAGCCTGGCCGGGGGCCGCGGTCTGCCGGAGGCGTTGATGGCGGCGGCCGAGGTGTCCGACGGCTGGGCGAACCAGCGGATCCGCAACGCCCTGGCCGACGCCCGCATCACCGGCATCAGCCAGTGGCAGGCGCTCGGGCAGCTCGGCGAGGAGCTGGGCGTGGAGGAGCTGAAGGACCTTTCGGCTTCCCTGGCCCTGGTCGCCGACGACGGCGCGAAGGTGCGCGAGTCGCTCGCCTCGCGGGCCGAGACCATGCGCCACCGCGAGTTGGCCGAGATCGAGGGCAGCGCGGGCGAGAAGTCCCAGTCGATGCTCGTGGCCCAGCTGCTGCTGTGCGCGGGCTTCCTGGTGTTCCTGATCTATCCGGCGGCGATGCGGGTGTTCCAGGTGTGA
- a CDS encoding TadE family protein yields MLADVGGRVRRAVGRRVRAAREAAATRGDSGMTAIEFVLLTPVLFFMIFATVQFALYFFADHVAQAAAQAGARKARATADEQPGAWRGEARDVVDVYIRQLGPQLVLSPDVRMLQPEQNTVGVEISARIPTVFPGLNLTVHAQSSGPVERFVRDGGN; encoded by the coding sequence ATGCTGGCGGACGTGGGCGGACGGGTGCGACGCGCGGTGGGCCGCAGGGTGCGGGCCGCGCGTGAGGCGGCGGCGACCCGCGGCGACTCCGGGATGACCGCGATCGAGTTCGTGCTGCTCACCCCCGTACTGTTCTTCATGATCTTCGCGACGGTGCAGTTCGCGCTGTACTTCTTCGCCGACCACGTCGCCCAGGCGGCGGCCCAGGCCGGCGCCCGCAAGGCCCGTGCCACGGCCGACGAGCAGCCCGGCGCCTGGCGGGGCGAGGCCCGCGACGTCGTCGACGTCTACATCCGGCAACTGGGCCCACAGTTGGTGCTGTCGCCGGACGTGAGGATGCTGCAACCGGAGCAGAACACCGTGGGCGTGGAGATCTCGGCACGGATCCCGACGGTTTTCCCGGGCCTGAATCTGACGGTGCACGCGCAGTCGTCGGGCCCGGTGGAGAGGTTCGTGCGGGATGGCGGGAACTAG
- a CDS encoding helix-turn-helix domain-containing protein → MGTRREPTARQMRLAVELRRLRDAAGLSAREAAALLGVNSVQISQIESAISGVSEQRLRRLVAYYACTDEELADALAVMATDRTRGWWEEYRGVLPTSFLDLSELEHHATFRWDVDFLHVPGLLQTEDYARALFSRRIPEISEADVQLRVDHRMRRRAIITGNQPIPYEALVHEAALRIKVGGRAACRAQLNRILELSEADHLTVRVIPFELDDFADITAAMVYAGGSVPKLDTVVRDGPHGTVFVDSEAPLGVFRTLFRRVEAVSLEPERSRDFVHRLAKEL, encoded by the coding sequence ATGGGGACCAGACGCGAGCCGACAGCACGACAGATGCGTCTGGCCGTAGAACTGCGCAGGCTCCGGGACGCAGCAGGCCTCAGCGCACGCGAGGCAGCCGCGCTGCTCGGAGTGAACTCCGTCCAGATCAGCCAGATCGAGTCCGCCATCTCCGGCGTGAGCGAGCAGCGGCTACGACGACTCGTCGCCTATTACGCCTGCACGGACGAGGAGTTGGCCGACGCGCTCGCGGTCATGGCAACCGACCGCACACGCGGCTGGTGGGAGGAGTACCGAGGTGTCCTCCCCACGTCGTTCCTGGATCTCTCCGAGCTCGAGCACCATGCCACCTTCCGGTGGGACGTGGATTTCCTGCACGTCCCAGGACTTCTCCAGACCGAGGACTACGCACGGGCTCTCTTCTCTCGCCGGATCCCCGAAATCTCGGAGGCCGACGTTCAGTTGCGCGTCGATCACCGAATGCGACGGCGGGCCATCATCACGGGCAACCAGCCGATCCCCTACGAAGCACTGGTCCACGAAGCCGCGCTTCGCATCAAGGTCGGCGGGCGCGCCGCGTGCCGGGCCCAGCTCAACCGCATCCTGGAACTCTCCGAAGCGGACCACCTCACGGTGCGCGTCATCCCTTTCGAGCTGGACGACTTCGCCGACATCACGGCCGCCATGGTGTACGCCGGCGGCAGCGTGCCGAAGCTGGACACGGTTGTACGCGACGGCCCACATGGCACGGTCTTCGTCGACTCCGAAGCACCTCTCGGCGTATTCCGAACTCTCTTCCGTAGAGTGGAGGCGGTGTCACTCGAACCCGAACGTTCACGTGACTTCGTCCACAGGCTGGCCAAGGAACTGTGA
- a CDS encoding pilus assembly protein TadG-related protein, whose protein sequence is MSASAADRARTWWSTRGTALDDRGSGAGAVIIFALVFLALSAFVIDGGLSISKRERAADIAEQAARYAAQDIDREALYDNEGGPAPINYENCDARVKAFAREMSMTGADIAASHCVAADADQVQVEIQLTYSPVFTGMFYGGSVTVHGRSVARNEVG, encoded by the coding sequence GTGAGCGCCTCTGCCGCGGACCGCGCGCGCACCTGGTGGTCCACCCGAGGGACGGCACTGGACGACCGCGGTTCGGGTGCCGGCGCGGTCATCATCTTCGCGCTGGTGTTCCTCGCCCTGTCCGCCTTCGTCATCGACGGCGGCCTGTCCATCTCCAAGCGCGAACGGGCCGCGGACATAGCGGAACAGGCGGCCCGCTACGCCGCCCAGGACATCGACCGCGAGGCCCTCTACGACAACGAGGGCGGCCCCGCCCCGATCAACTACGAGAACTGCGACGCCCGCGTGAAGGCCTTCGCCCGCGAGATGAGCATGACGGGCGCCGACATCGCCGCGAGCCACTGCGTGGCTGCCGACGCCGACCAGGTCCAGGTCGAGATCCAGCTGACCTACTCGCCCGTCTTCACCGGCATGTTCTACGGAGGCAGCGTGACCGTCCACGGCCGGTCAGTGGCCCGGAACGAGGTGGGGTGA
- a CDS encoding TadE/TadG family type IV pilus assembly protein, with amino-acid sequence MNRSVRRSLPSARDDSGLSTVEVVILAPVMILFILVLVAFGQLVEGRGAVDGAARDAARAGSIQKDHATAMSEARRAAEADLADVCSGPVSVVQTSAGFAPDSLFTVEVSCQVRGLASLGLNIPTRLSASFSSPLDPFRRSA; translated from the coding sequence ATGAACCGCTCTGTTCGGAGGTCTCTTCCCTCCGCCCGTGACGACAGCGGTCTGTCGACCGTGGAGGTCGTGATCCTCGCCCCGGTGATGATTCTGTTCATCCTGGTGCTGGTGGCCTTCGGCCAACTCGTCGAAGGGCGGGGCGCGGTCGACGGTGCGGCACGGGACGCGGCACGCGCGGGGTCCATCCAGAAGGACCACGCGACGGCCATGTCCGAGGCGCGCAGGGCGGCGGAGGCGGACCTGGCCGACGTCTGCTCGGGGCCGGTCTCCGTGGTGCAGACGAGTGCGGGCTTCGCCCCCGACTCCCTGTTCACGGTCGAGGTCAGCTGCCAGGTGCGCGGCCTGGCGTCGCTGGGCCTGAACATCCCGACGAGGCTGTCCGCGAGCTTCAGCTCGCCGCTGGATCCCTTCCGGAGGTCGGCGTGA
- the mqnC gene encoding cyclic dehypoxanthinyl futalosine synthase: MTEKADLQSVLDRAAAGGRITPEEALELYRHAPLHALGAAADAVRRRKYAGTEHIATYIIERNINYTNVCVTACRFCAFYAAPKDTDKGWTRDLDDILRRCAETVELGGTQIMFQGGHHPDYGVEYYEKHFSAIKKAFPQLVIHSLGASEVEHMARISGVSVEEAITRIHEAGLDSFAGAGAELLPERPRKAIAPLKESGERWLEIMETAHRLGVESTSTMLMGTGETNAERIEHLRMIRDVQDRTGGFRAFIPYTYQPENNHLKGRTQATLFEYLRMIAIARLFLDNVMHIQGSWLTTGKEVGQLTLHYGADDLGSIMLEENVVSSAGAKHRSNRMEIIELIRKAGRVPAQRATTYEHLVVHDDPANDPVDDRVMSHISSTAIAGGTAHPELKLLTSN, encoded by the coding sequence GTGACCGAGAAGGCCGACCTTCAGTCCGTGCTCGACCGTGCCGCCGCGGGCGGACGGATCACCCCCGAGGAAGCGCTCGAACTCTACCGCCACGCGCCGCTGCACGCGCTGGGCGCCGCCGCCGACGCCGTGCGCCGCCGCAAGTACGCGGGCACCGAGCACATCGCGACGTACATCATCGAGCGCAACATCAACTACACGAACGTGTGCGTCACCGCGTGCAGGTTCTGCGCCTTCTACGCCGCCCCCAAGGACACCGACAAGGGGTGGACCCGCGACCTCGACGACATCCTGCGGCGCTGCGCCGAGACCGTCGAACTCGGCGGCACGCAGATCATGTTCCAGGGCGGCCACCACCCGGACTACGGCGTCGAGTACTACGAGAAGCACTTCAGCGCCATCAAGAAGGCCTTCCCGCAGCTCGTGATCCACTCGCTGGGCGCCTCCGAGGTGGAGCACATGGCGCGGATCTCGGGCGTCTCGGTGGAGGAGGCCATCACGCGCATCCACGAGGCCGGCCTGGACTCCTTCGCCGGCGCCGGCGCCGAACTGCTGCCGGAGCGGCCGCGCAAGGCCATCGCCCCGCTGAAGGAGTCCGGGGAGCGCTGGCTGGAGATCATGGAGACCGCGCACCGGCTGGGCGTGGAGTCCACCTCCACGATGCTCATGGGCACCGGTGAGACGAACGCCGAGCGGATCGAGCACCTGCGGATGATCCGCGACGTGCAGGACCGCACCGGCGGCTTCCGGGCGTTCATCCCGTACACCTACCAGCCGGAGAACAACCACCTGAAGGGCCGTACGCAGGCCACTCTCTTCGAGTACCTGCGGATGATCGCGATCGCGCGCCTCTTCCTCGACAACGTGATGCACATCCAGGGCTCCTGGCTGACCACGGGCAAGGAGGTCGGCCAGCTCACCCTGCACTACGGCGCCGACGACCTGGGCTCGATCATGCTCGAGGAGAACGTCGTGTCGTCGGCCGGCGCCAAGCACCGGTCCAACCGGATGGAGATCATCGAGCTCATCCGGAAGGCGGGACGGGTTCCGGCGCAGCGGGCGACGACGTACGAGCACCTCGTCGTCCACGACGACCCGGCGAACGACCCGGTCGACGACCGCGTGATGTCCCACATCTCGTCGACGGCGATCGCGGGCGGGACGGCCCACCCCGAGCTGAAGCTGCTCACCTCCAACTGA
- a CDS encoding prepilin peptidase produces MTAVPSAALPLVAAAVLWGAAAGASLPRAAYRFSVPSGETWRDRCPAGHSVRGWIGRGRCEQCAAATPAGATAAAAADGPAAAADGPAAAADGPAAASAGDRALTSAVIPYGPRTLPISLVTALVCGALAVATGVRPELVVWLLLAPVGVLLAVVDFRVRRLPDVLTLPLAGAALALLGPAALVPGHAGHWPTALYGALALGGGYFVLFLANPAGMGFGDVKLALGAGAVLGWYGWPVVLLGTFAGFLFGALYGGALVAVRRAGRKTAIAFGPFLVAGAFAGVLIGAYAA; encoded by the coding sequence ATGACCGCCGTGCCGTCGGCCGCTCTGCCGCTGGTCGCCGCCGCCGTGCTGTGGGGCGCGGCGGCGGGCGCGTCGCTCCCGCGGGCCGCGTACCGCTTCTCCGTGCCGTCGGGGGAGACATGGCGGGACCGCTGCCCGGCCGGGCATTCGGTACGGGGCTGGATCGGACGCGGGCGGTGCGAGCAGTGCGCCGCGGCCACTCCGGCCGGCGCCACGGCTGCCGCCGCCGCTGACGGCCCGGCCGCTGCCGCTGACGGCCCGGCCGCTGCCGCTGACGGCCCGGCCGCCGCCTCCGCGGGCGACCGGGCCCTCACTTCCGCCGTCATCCCCTACGGCCCCCGCACCCTGCCGATCTCCCTCGTCACCGCCCTCGTCTGCGGCGCGCTCGCCGTCGCCACCGGTGTCCGGCCCGAACTCGTCGTCTGGCTGCTGCTCGCGCCCGTCGGTGTGCTGCTCGCGGTGGTCGACTTCCGGGTGCGGCGGCTGCCCGACGTGCTGACCCTGCCGCTCGCGGGCGCCGCCCTCGCGCTCCTCGGCCCGGCCGCCCTGGTTCCCGGGCACGCCGGCCACTGGCCGACCGCGCTGTACGGCGCTCTCGCGCTCGGCGGCGGCTACTTCGTGCTGTTCCTCGCCAACCCCGCCGGTATGGGGTTCGGGGACGTGAAACTGGCCCTCGGGGCGGGCGCCGTGCTCGGTTGGTACGGCTGGCCCGTCGTCCTGCTGGGCACCTTCGCCGGTTTCCTGTTCGGTGCCCTGTACGGCGGCGCGCTCGTCGCCGTACGACGGGCCGGCCGCAAGACGGCCATCGCGTTCGGACCGTTCCTGGTCGCGGGGGCGTTCGCGGGCGTGCTGATCGGCGCGTACGCAGCCTGA
- a CDS encoding BTAD domain-containing putative transcriptional regulator: protein MPRRRSSSSTGSPTGGSTAPRNRTPQPVRVRRRTVGDFAKAFLAFLALLVLLVGVPLALAMQFGWPLPHDVPSLDWLQQEITVQTFLNILSVVVWLAWAQFTACVLVEMKAALSGVGVPGRVPGAGPSQLLARQLVAALLLVGAAAASFTPGLSQLGHGLEGNQQGTVAVAQQTPGGLFGQQREQAADTAAAVAEQAASAAAQAEAKQGDTKYYRIQPPEGRHHDSLWEISQRHLGDGRRYKEIYALNKDRVQPDGSRLSEASLIRPGWIMEMPADAHGGELVEMPDGAADVSEQVRQQIHDYAKTGDHAQGGGQQQAGGHQTGSHQQDGGSHASVPAQRQHQDHGGDTAVVPADSGRSFGLPEALLGAPLLAAGLLGALGHRRRQALWQSALGAVGGRRGMEPPTPTGDALDVQDALLVGADPEGVRRLDRSLRGLAAALAAESRPLPVVYAAWLTGGDLHLQLAQPAGKPPAPWQTGQDETFWMLGRADAERYEDADTAAPFPGLVSLGTMDDSRLLLNLEAVPGIVSLSGRAADRAAVFASVAAELATNGWSDRMTVTLVGFGQDLTPLAPNRLRHLDGIEALLETMEAETRQRRGALGAAGHDSVLTGRTGPAQHTRWAPHLVLLAAEPSAEDARRLAELASGAGRLGIGYLVGTEAAELPGAAWEMEITGEGRLLAPLLGLELDAQMLPSAEQQAVVELFVEADPENGPDGPAPTPPFLVDISEQGRPAVYARLVGPYEIIGLDTPDDERSALLHEALALLLLHREGVHPRVLSSALWPRGVTDDVRDALVERLRSWLGTDPDGTPRLRTDDTGRLILAKSVVSDLDVLRSLYHEATQGKGAGSRAVRGRLLTDALVVVRGPLLADRPEGRYRWLTHEIVDAQLPLIVADIGLALSSFHLEKDRADKAIEALDAALRTAPADERLWNELLRATHATGDTARLQALAADLVGRGGARGLPPRTEALLDELLPAWRTAVAAAG, encoded by the coding sequence ATGCCGCGACGCCGTAGTTCAAGCTCGACGGGAAGCCCGACGGGAGGCTCGACGGCCCCGAGGAACCGGACGCCGCAGCCGGTGCGGGTGCGGCGGCGTACGGTCGGGGACTTCGCGAAGGCGTTCCTCGCCTTCCTGGCCCTGCTCGTCCTGCTCGTCGGCGTACCACTGGCGCTGGCCATGCAGTTCGGGTGGCCGCTGCCGCACGACGTGCCGAGTCTGGACTGGCTCCAGCAGGAGATCACCGTCCAGACCTTCCTGAACATCCTGTCGGTCGTGGTCTGGCTCGCCTGGGCGCAGTTCACCGCCTGTGTGCTCGTGGAGATGAAGGCCGCGCTGTCCGGGGTCGGGGTGCCGGGGCGGGTGCCCGGGGCCGGACCCAGTCAGCTCCTCGCGCGGCAACTCGTCGCCGCGCTGCTGCTCGTCGGAGCCGCGGCCGCCAGCTTCACGCCCGGACTGTCGCAGCTCGGGCACGGTCTGGAGGGGAACCAGCAGGGGACCGTCGCCGTCGCGCAGCAGACGCCGGGCGGGCTGTTCGGGCAGCAGCGGGAGCAGGCCGCCGACACCGCGGCCGCCGTCGCCGAGCAGGCCGCGAGCGCCGCCGCGCAGGCGGAGGCCAAGCAGGGCGACACGAAGTACTACCGCATCCAGCCGCCCGAGGGACGCCACCACGACTCGCTCTGGGAGATCTCCCAGCGGCACCTCGGCGACGGGCGCCGGTACAAGGAGATCTACGCGCTCAACAAGGACCGGGTCCAGCCCGACGGCTCCCGGCTGTCCGAGGCCAGCCTCATCCGGCCCGGCTGGATCATGGAGATGCCCGCGGACGCGCACGGCGGCGAACTGGTCGAGATGCCCGACGGTGCGGCGGACGTCTCCGAGCAGGTGCGGCAGCAGATCCACGACTACGCCAAGACCGGCGACCACGCCCAGGGCGGCGGACAGCAGCAGGCCGGTGGCCACCAGACCGGCAGCCACCAGCAGGACGGTGGCTCCCACGCATCCGTTCCCGCCCAGCGGCAGCATCAGGACCATGGTGGCGACACCGCCGTCGTCCCCGCCGACTCCGGGCGTTCCTTCGGGCTGCCCGAAGCCCTCCTCGGGGCCCCGCTCCTCGCCGCCGGTCTCCTCGGCGCACTCGGCCACCGCCGCCGGCAGGCGCTGTGGCAGTCGGCGCTCGGTGCCGTCGGCGGACGGCGCGGCATGGAGCCGCCGACGCCGACCGGGGACGCGTTGGACGTGCAGGACGCGCTGCTGGTGGGCGCCGACCCCGAGGGCGTACGGCGGCTCGACCGGTCGTTGCGCGGGCTCGCCGCCGCCCTCGCCGCCGAGTCCCGGCCGCTGCCCGTCGTCTACGCCGCCTGGCTCACCGGGGGCGATCTGCACCTCCAGCTCGCACAGCCGGCCGGTAAGCCGCCCGCGCCCTGGCAGACCGGGCAGGACGAGACGTTCTGGATGCTGGGGCGTGCCGACGCCGAGCGGTACGAGGATGCCGACACCGCCGCCCCGTTCCCCGGGCTCGTCAGCCTCGGCACCATGGACGACTCGCGTCTGCTGCTCAACCTGGAGGCCGTGCCCGGCATCGTCTCGCTGAGCGGCCGCGCCGCCGACCGGGCCGCCGTGTTCGCGTCCGTCGCCGCCGAACTCGCCACCAACGGCTGGTCGGACCGTATGACCGTCACCCTCGTCGGCTTCGGTCAGGACCTCACCCCGCTCGCGCCCAACCGCCTTCGCCACCTCGACGGCATCGAGGCGCTCCTGGAGACCATGGAGGCCGAGACGCGGCAGCGGCGCGGCGCGCTGGGTGCCGCCGGGCACGACTCCGTGCTCACCGGGCGCACCGGGCCCGCCCAGCACACCCGTTGGGCGCCTCATCTGGTGCTGCTGGCCGCCGAGCCCTCGGCAGAGGACGCCCGCAGGCTCGCCGAACTGGCCTCCGGTGCGGGCCGGTTGGGCATCGGCTACCTCGTCGGCACCGAGGCCGCCGAACTGCCTGGCGCCGCCTGGGAGATGGAGATCACCGGCGAGGGCAGGCTGCTCGCCCCGCTGCTCGGACTCGAACTCGACGCGCAGATGCTGCCGTCGGCCGAACAGCAGGCGGTGGTCGAGCTGTTCGTCGAGGCCGACCCGGAGAACGGGCCCGACGGACCGGCGCCCACCCCGCCGTTCCTCGTCGACATCAGCGAGCAGGGACGGCCGGCGGTGTACGCGCGGCTCGTGGGCCCGTACGAGATCATCGGTCTCGACACCCCGGACGACGAGCGCAGCGCGCTGCTGCACGAGGCGCTGGCGCTGCTGCTCCTGCACCGGGAGGGCGTGCATCCGCGGGTGCTGTCCTCCGCGCTGTGGCCGCGCGGGGTCACCGACGACGTGCGGGACGCGCTCGTCGAGCGGCTGCGCTCCTGGCTCGGCACCGATCCCGACGGCACGCCCCGGCTCCGTACGGACGACACCGGGCGGCTCATCCTCGCCAAGTCCGTCGTCTCCGACCTGGACGTGCTGCGCTCGCTGTACCACGAGGCCACGCAGGGCAAGGGCGCGGGCAGCCGGGCCGTGCGCGGCCGGCTGCTCACCGACGCGCTGGTGGTGGTGCGCGGACCGCTGCTCGCCGACCGGCCCGAGGGCCGCTACCGGTGGCTCACCCACGAGATCGTCGATGCCCAACTGCCCCTCATCGTCGCGGACATCGGGCTCGCGCTGTCCTCCTTCCACCTGGAGAAGGACCGTGCGGACAAGGCGATCGAGGCGCTGGACGCCGCGCTGCGCACCGCCCCGGCCGACGAGCGCCTGTGGAACGAGCTGCTGCGCGCCACGCACGCCACCGGCGACACCGCCCGCCTCCAGGCGCTCGCCGCCGACCTCGTCGGCCGCGGCGGCGCCCGCGGCCTGCCGCCGCGCACCGAGGCCCTGCTCGACGAACTGCTGCCGGCCTGGCGCACCGCCGTCGCCGCGGCGGGATGA
- a CDS encoding ATP-binding protein — protein MPENEPWEYTLYIPNDPRAVTISRRTLRLILTMHGLIRLVDTAELLATELVSNAVRHTKGPAGLRVRWSAGVLRIGAWDTDPAPPEPPARWEQVADLEEGRGLALVRACADLWGWQPLSREGNRGKYVWCDLVAA, from the coding sequence ATGCCCGAAAACGAGCCGTGGGAGTACACCCTGTACATCCCGAACGACCCCCGCGCGGTCACCATCTCCCGCCGGACTCTCCGGCTGATCCTCACGATGCACGGCCTCATCCGCCTCGTCGACACAGCCGAGTTGCTGGCGACGGAGCTGGTCTCCAACGCCGTACGGCACACGAAGGGGCCCGCCGGCCTGCGCGTGCGCTGGTCGGCGGGCGTGCTCCGGATCGGGGCGTGGGACACCGATCCCGCGCCGCCCGAGCCTCCGGCGCGGTGGGAGCAGGTCGCCGACCTGGAGGAAGGGCGCGGGCTTGCCCTGGTCCGGGCCTGCGCCGACCTGTGGGGCTGGCAGCCACTGTCCAGGGAGGGCAACCGGGGCAAGTACGTGTGGTGTGACCTGGTCGCGGCGTAG